Proteins co-encoded in one Cytobacillus sp. NJ13 genomic window:
- a CDS encoding phBC6A51 family helix-turn-helix protein: protein MENNEFRELQLQRKDEVRELLVITLEGREIDLQNLPEPKTNNTRKLTHNQRKLALLQATAPYHNMSFTEQCDLVGISRTAGYKIIKKQNFQEYVEELLEFQNRQFMGTVFKTLEDLILKSRSEKIKLDAVKVYLTMTGKLSESKTVTHEIKQLESQEERERRIIEMEHELLEIDGDLSE from the coding sequence ATGGAGAATAACGAGTTCCGAGAGTTACAACTCCAGAGGAAAGACGAGGTCAGAGAGCTTCTCGTCATTACTCTTGAAGGACGAGAAATTGACCTCCAGAACCTCCCAGAACCAAAGACCAACAACACAAGGAAACTGACTCATAACCAGAGAAAACTCGCTTTGTTACAAGCAACAGCTCCATATCATAACATGAGTTTTACTGAACAATGTGACCTTGTTGGAATTTCTCGAACGGCTGGATATAAAATCATTAAAAAACAGAACTTCCAAGAATACGTTGAGGAGCTGTTGGAGTTCCAGAACCGTCAGTTCATGGGAACAGTATTCAAGACGCTGGAGGACTTAATTTTGAAAAGTCGCTCTGAAAAAATCAAACTGGACGCTGTCAAAGTCTATTTGACTATGACTGGAAAACTCTCCGAGTCCAAGACCGTGACTCATGAAATTAAACAGCTTGAGAGTCAAGAGGAAAGAGAACGGAGAATTATTGAAATGGAACATGAATTGCTTGAAATTGACGGAGACCTCTCCGAGTAA
- a CDS encoding helix-turn-helix domain-containing protein, with amino-acid sequence MRIFTGEELVKVRHILGMSQRELASVVGCSQPLINKIEIGQRRLTSKVNERIQTEIFRYIDKETLFKMLDGEIEFK; translated from the coding sequence ATGAGAATTTTCACTGGTGAGGAGCTGGTCAAAGTCCGTCATATTTTGGGAATGTCTCAACGTGAACTTGCGTCCGTTGTTGGTTGTTCCCAGCCATTAATCAATAAAATTGAAATTGGTCAAAGACGGCTGACAAGTAAGGTCAATGAAAGAATACAAACGGAAATTTTCCGTTACATTGACAAGGAAACTCTGTTCAAAATGTTGGACGGAGAAATTGAATTTAAATAA